Genomic DNA from Ctenopharyngodon idella isolate HZGC_01 chromosome 1, HZGC01, whole genome shotgun sequence:
ACATTAACGCTTTATAATTACTTGCCGGTGGAGCTAAGCGGTCGAATGATTTATTGGGTATGCATGATGTGCAGCGATTTGAGTTTTATTTCTAGTAAGGACATAATACAGAACATGGCGCTGATGCAACTGATATTGTCTGTTGTGGAAACAACATTTATATCCTCTTATTCTCGTGCCATCTTTGCTCTTTGGCAAGCAGACTATCAGGCCACACGCTTTTCATGGTGTAGCATCTTCATACTGTACATGCATGACATTATTACATAACCATGACATATTTGTTCGGTATGAGGTGAATATGGGAATGATTATGAACTATTAATAAAATAGAGACTATATaagaaaaaatacttaaaattttctgaaataaaatattttgacgTTTTATTTAGGCTACATGTCAAGTTTTGCCGCATACGGCATGTGGCCCGCGCTGATACATTGTAACTCAGACAACGCTGGGAAAAAACATGGACAAGCGTTCAAGGATACTGTGACATTAGCCGATTTATCTCAAGAATTTGAATAATTTAGGTCAAAAGTTGCCGAcacatgatttaaaatattaattaatttaaataggAATTTTGTAAttcataaatttaaatgtagAGGTCATTGCTGTACTAACAATTTCCAAACTCTCGACACTAGATTCCTTTCTAAGACAAAGGACACATTTATATAACCTTCATCCTTTATTCTAAACtacattcataataatatgaACAGAGATTTACTATCTACTGCTATAAAGTATTATCAATTAATCATATGAGAGTCTGTACATGTTATTATACAGTGTTTGTTTTTAGCATGACATTGAAACTCACTGATAGTTGGTCTATGGccattctgaagaaaaaaaaaaaaaaaaactttcagtcaaaaattgatttgtaaatgaactgaaaaaagAAGAGTTGACAAAATATGAAAGAGTATATAGTGCTATATTATGTGGTTGTTTCAGTAGCCTACATCCGAGCGCAATTATAAATAACTTATTTGTATGATGAATTATTTAGTTTCGTTTTTTCCTGTTGTAGGCTGACTGTAACCCAATGAGAGCCCAGTAATGGGTAAGGAGAAGCTCCATATCAACATCGTGGTCATTGGCCATGTGGACTCAGGGAAGTCCACCACCACTGGCCACCTCATTTACAAGTGTGGAGGCATCGACAAGAGGACCATTGAAAAGTTTGAGAAGGAAGCTGCTGAGGTATAGCAATCCAAATATGCAAGACCAAATAGATATAGCTACAAGTTGTTGCAGTGTTATCATAGacagttaatgtttataattattCAAAGAGGCCCACTGTGTGAAAGATGAGCTACTTAAGCAATATCAAACAACCAAGAGTGCTGAATATCAGCATGAGTCACAGATTTTGAGTGTAAGTTTGCTTTATAATCAGTTCTATAAACAATAAGTTAAGATCCAAtaacttaaaaggatagttcacccaaaaattatattCTGTCATGTATTCGCCCCTCTGTATGACTTTTTCCagaaaaatagatattttaaagaatgaagaactgtttttgtccaaacaatgaaagtcaatgtggtctaaaacaacactggacacCACTGACTTTCagtgtatggacaaaaacactgagATTAATAGTTTTTTTCTTGACAAAATTTGGTAGTATCAAACTTAATACTAAATTTCCAGGCAAAATGCCACAACTTTGCTTCCCatttaatttccatttttgcACCACTCACATACTCTGGTCTGTAACGCCACAAAAACCAGTGAAGTGATACAAATACTGACATAACTGTGCTGTTGGAGCGCTGTGTGACCTATCAAATTGGAAGTCTGAAAATAACTGTTGCATAATGCACTTGTGCGACAGAAGTGATTCAGTTACAGATCTTTCTCTAAACATATTTTTCATCACCTTTTATAGATGGGAAAAGGCTCCTTTAAGTACGCTTGGGTCCTTGACAAGCTCAAAGCTGAGAGAGAGCGAGGGATCACCATCGACATCTCCCTGTGGAAGTTTGAGACCAGCAAGTACTATGTCACCATCATTGATGCTCCAGGACACAGAGACTTTATTAAGAACATGATCACTGGCACCTCACAGGTTTTTATATAATCACGTAACAGCCGAGCAAAAAAGTTACTCTTTATTCCATCaaagtattttaataatctttcatTTCTCTTGATACAGGCAGACTGTGCTGTGTTGATTGTGGCGGCTGGCGTTGGTGAATTTGAGGCTGGTATCTCAAAGAACGGGCAAACACGTGAGCATGCCTTGCTGGCATACACCCTGGGTGTCAAACAACTGATCGTGGGCATCAACAAGATGGACTCTACGGAACCCAATTACAGCCAGAAGCGCTATGAGGAGATTGTGAAAGAAGTCAGCACTTATATCAAGAAAATCGGCTACAACCCCGATACTGTGGCATTTGTGCCAATCTCCGGATGGAATGGGGATAACATGCTGGAGGCCAGCCCAAATGTCAGTGTTATATTACCTAAAGATGTATATCTTTCATATTATCAATAATAGACTCTATAGTTTTAGATATTAATTAATATCACTGGCATAATATAGCTCGTTGCAAGCCAACCTCTTATTGATTATACTTATGTTATTTGTAGATTAAATATTATGCATTAGTGTATGCTATGCatacaatatatacactaccattcaaaaaataggagtcggtaagattttttaatgtttttgaatgaagtgtgCTCACTAAGGCTGTATTTACTTGATCagaaacacagtaaaacagtcatattgtgatatattattacagtttaaaagaactgttttctattctaatatatttttaaaatgtattttatttctgtgatggcaaagctgaaattttagaagccattactccagtcttcagtgtcacatgatccttcagaaatcattataatatgctgatttacatttacctttatttttaatgagatgaaaatttcttattatcaattatgaaaactgttgtgctgcttaatatttttatggaaaatgtgatgcattttttcaggattcttctgGTAAGTTCATTTTCACCTTCTGGtgaaagttcaaaaggacagcatttatttgaaatagacatattttgtaacattataaatgtctttactgtcacgcTTGATCAACTgaatgcacccttgctgaatgaaagcatcaatttacttaaaaaaaaaatctgactgacgccaaagttttgaacagtagtgtataactCCTACATTGTGTTTCCTAAGAGCTTCCAAATGTCCAAAACCTTCAATTAActggctacaataatatgttgTCTCTGTAGATGACCTGGTTCAAGGGCTGGAAGATCACTCGTAAGGATGGGAGTGCCTCTGGAACGACTCTATTGGAGGCTCTGGATGCCATTCAGCCTCCAACCCGCCCCACTGACAAACCCCTCCGACTCCCACTGCAGGATGTGTACAAAATAGGAGGTATAAGGACACCCAAACTGAAAGGGTCTCAATAAGAACACTTGTTTAAAAGGAACTTTAAGATCATATGCACACTGCACAAAATAGCTAATCTTTTTCTTGTAAAGATGTGTGAACTATGAACGACTTATAGTTTTCTATTGTCCAGTTTCACAGAccaggcttaagcctagtccaaGACAAAAATGCAGATGTACaccagaaatgttttttctaaggcacgtttataaaagctacttaaatgtcctaaattAACTAAGGCCTgctcctggcttaatctaagccctgtctgtgaaaccaggcttATGTATATTAGGATGGGATAGTTTTACATCGCCTTTAAGTATGATAATCCCACAAGGATATTTTAAGAGATAAAATAACTGACATCGCAAAGATAACACTGATATTTCCAGTAAATTACACCAACAAACATCCCTCTTTTACGTTTGCACTCTTTCTGTGACTGTGTAGGAATTGGTACTGTGCCTGTGGGACGTGTAGAGACAGGCATTCTGAAACCTGGTCTAGTTGTGACATTTGCACCTGTGAACGTGACCACTGAGGTGAAATCTGTGGAGATGCATCACGAGGCTCTATCTGAAGCTCTTCCAGGGGATAATGTGGGATTTAACGTGAAGAATGTCTCAGTCAAAGATATCCGACGTGGGAACGTTGCAGGTGACAGCAAGAACGATCCTCCACAGGAGGCGGCGAGTTTCACGGCTCAGGTAAAGATCATAGTTATGTGTTTTTATAGGGTTACAATTACAGAGCCTACTGACACAATTCATGATCTAATTTTTGCAAGAAGGGAGTTCTGAATGTGGCTGTTAGGGTCTAACAAACAAGATGTTTATCTTTTTAAACTGCACTTTTATTCAGAGGTTGTGTGTCATTACAAACTATTCACTAATCCACTTTCTGCTCTGGTCAGGTGATCATTCTGAACCATCCAGGTCAGATCAGTGCTGGTTATGCCCCAGTGCTGGACTGCCACACTGCTCATATTGCCTGTAAGTTTGCCGAGTTAAAGGAAAAGATTGACCGTCGCTCTGGGAAGAAGCTAGAAGACAATCCCAAGTCCCTGAAGTCTGGGGATGCTGCTATTGTAGATATGATACCAGGCAAACCCATGTGTGTGGAGAGTTTCTCTGAGTATCCTCCTCTTGGTAAGGATCATATCCTAATTTGGATTTAAAGTTATAAATTCCTCTAGTATGTTtactataaaaatgtttaccaAGGTCACTCCTACTGCAAAGACACCTGAATTTTTCACCAATATTTCACTCTTTCCAGGGCGGGCACAAAATTATCAATAAtagttttttaaagttttatttttgggcaTTTCTTTCCTTTATTTGACAGACAGTTTGGACAGGAAGTAATAGGAGAGAAAAGAGGGGAACACTTTGGGAACACAAGGACTTTTAGCCAGGATTGAAACTTGCACCCAAATAGGCTATGGCTCtcacaaaataattaataattacaataataaattacaaaattttagCAGGTCTTAAACAGGGAGTCTGCCAATTATGTTAGCCAATTTtttgttaatacattaataaggtgtatataaattcattttttgtagTATGTAAATGTACTTTCCAGGCTTAAAATGCAATATTAACCAGGGTGTTGCACAGTCTCTCTTTGTCCACAAAGGGGTTTTTGGCCTCAAAGAGATTAAAGACCCTTGATTTATAATCATAACTAAGCTCGGTTTTTCTGATTATCTTCATCTCCCAGGTCGCTTTGCAGTGCGTGACATGCGTCAGACCGTAGCAGTGGGCGTCATCAAGGGTGTTGAGAAGAAGACCCCTACCTCTGGGAAGGTCACAAAATCTGCCCAAAAGGCCCAGAAGAACAAATGAATGTTGTGCTGGGCTGCGAACACTTGGGTCAGCCACACCATCCCTCCTCTTTTCAACTCCATAAACAAAGCTTGGTTATTTATCAAAATGCATCGCAAAAGCAGAAGAAGGAAAAGTAAAACTTGCGCCTGCTTGACAATGATTACAATAGTGAagtatgtttatg
This window encodes:
- the eef1a1b gene encoding elongation factor 1-alpha 1b; protein product: MGKEKLHINIVVIGHVDSGKSTTTGHLIYKCGGIDKRTIEKFEKEAAEMGKGSFKYAWVLDKLKAERERGITIDISLWKFETSKYYVTIIDAPGHRDFIKNMITGTSQADCAVLIVAAGVGEFEAGISKNGQTREHALLAYTLGVKQLIVGINKMDSTEPNYSQKRYEEIVKEVSTYIKKIGYNPDTVAFVPISGWNGDNMLEASPNMTWFKGWKITRKDGSASGTTLLEALDAIQPPTRPTDKPLRLPLQDVYKIGGIGTVPVGRVETGILKPGLVVTFAPVNVTTEVKSVEMHHEALSEALPGDNVGFNVKNVSVKDIRRGNVAGDSKNDPPQEAASFTAQVIILNHPGQISAGYAPVLDCHTAHIACKFAELKEKIDRRSGKKLEDNPKSLKSGDAAIVDMIPGKPMCVESFSEYPPLGRFAVRDMRQTVAVGVIKGVEKKTPTSGKVTKSAQKAQKNK